In Subdoligranulum variabile, the genomic stretch GCGCGCACCGCCCGCAGGAATTCCAGCCCGTTCATCTGGGGCATGTAGAAATCCAGGATCACCAGGTCGGCAGGGTTGTGCCGCAGCCAGTCCAGCGCCCGGCGGGGCTGGCTGAAGGTCTGGGCCACCGTGAACCGGCCATCCTTCTCGGCGTACCGGCGGTTCAGTTCGGTGATCATGGGATCGTCTTCTACGATGACAACGGTGTACATGATTTGCCTCTTTCTCAGGTGTCCGCCGCCCGGGGCGGACGGAAGGTAATGATGAAGGAACTGCCCACGCCCTGGGTGGACTCCACCCGGATCTCACCGTCGTAGGCGTCCACCACGCTCTTGACTAAGAACAGTCCGGTGCCGTGGCCCTCCCCCTTGGAGGTGCTGCCCCGCTCAAAGATGTGTTCCCGGACTTCCTCCGGCATGCCGCAGGCGTTGTCGTCCACGCTCAGGATCAGCCCCCGTTCGCTCTCCCGCACCGAGACGTCGATCTCATGCAGGGTGTCGGAAGGGGTATTGCCGAAGGCGTCGAAAGCGTTCTCGATGAGATTGCCCAGAATGGTGATCATACCGGAGGCGGGCAGGTAGTGGGTGTCGGAACTCAGGTGGCTCTCAGGGTCCAGGGTAAGCCGCACTCCCAGCTCTGCCGCGCGGCAGCTCTTGCCGATGAGCAGCGCCGCCACCGACGGCTCGGCGATGCTCTGGGAGATCCGCCCCACCGACAGGGCCTTGGTCTGGGTCAGCTGGAGCACATAGTCCTCGGCCTGCTTGGCCTCGCCCAGTTGCAGAAGCCCCAGGATCACGTGGAGCTTGTTCATGAATTCGTGGGTGTAGGCGCGCATGGCCTCCACGATATGCTGCACGCCGGTCAGTTCCCGGGCCAGGTTGGCCACTTCGGTGCGGTTGCGGAAAATCGCCACCGCGCCCACGATCTGTCCGTCCCGGCGTACCGGCATCCGGTCGGAAAGGATGCGGATGTGGTGCAGCGATTCCAGGCTGATGTTGTACTCCGGCTGTTCGGTGTGCATGACCCGGGGGATGGTGGATTGGGGATAAACCTCGGACAGAGGCTTGCCCACCACAGCGCTTTTGTCAAAGGAGAGCATCTCAGCCGCCGCCCGGTTGATGTAGATGATGTGCTCCTCCCGGTCGATGGCCAGCAGTCCCTCGTCCAGGGCGTCCAGCAGCTCCATCCGGCGCAAAAACAGATCGCGGAAGGCGTCCGGCTCGTAGCCCAGCAGGTCGCTCTTGATGCGCTGGGCCAGCTGCATGCTCAAAAAGGAACCTACCCCCAACGCTGCCGCGCCGATGAGCAGATAGATCTCCAGTGTGCGCAGACCGGTGGAGCGGATGGAACTCAGGTAGAGCCCGGCCATCACATAGCCTTTGACCGATCCGTCAGGGCGGTGCACGGCGGCGTAGGCGCAGTGGTCGGCGCCCTCGGGGGCACGGGCATCGTCCAGCAGGGCATCCTCACTCGCGGACAAGCGGTTCATAAGGGCCTCGTCCAGCGATTCCAGGGAAGCGGCGCTGCTCTCGCTGTCGGTGACGTCGCACAGATAGACCGGCTGGCCGTCGGCGTCGTAGACGGCAAAAAGGTCAATGCCCGAGATGCCGTGCACCGTCCGGTCCACATATTCCATGATGAGGGCGGGTTCGTCGCCGTCGGTGATGGTCAGCGTATGGGAGACCGCCTGCACCGCGGTGGTCAGGGTGTCGTCGCGGATGCGCCGCTCCTGGAAAAGGTTCAGCGAAAGCCCTGCGCCGGTGGCCAGCACCATGGCTACCAGAATGCCCAGCACCGACACCCGGCGGATCTGCTGGTAGACGGTATGGCCGGTCGACTTCTTTTCCATAGGACACCCCTTTTTTATAATAGGACAGTTTCTGCGGTAATGATACCACCTTCGTACAGAATCGTCAATCTTGCACAAAGTTTCTCCGCCATCGGCAGGACAAATGCATCCCTTTGCACGGTTTTGTTTTTTTTATTTTCGTAAGACTTACCACCCCGCCGCCGCGGGCGTAAGATGGGTACGAAAAAGAGGTGAACAAGTTTGGAAGGTTTTAAAGAAGCCCTGGTTGATGCCCTTGCCAATGAGACCGCGTTCACGATCCCGGTCCTCGGCGGCATTCCCATCAGCTCGGCCGTGCTGGTGACCTGGATCATTATGGCGTTCTGGATCATCTTCACGCTGCTGGCCACCCGCAATCTGAAGGTCAGCAACCCCGGTAAGCTGCAGGTCATTCTGGAATCCGCCGTGGAGTTCCTCAACGGATTCGTCAAGGAGACCATCGGCCCCCACTGGCGGCCCTTTGCCCCCTATCTGGGCAGCGTGGCGCTTTACATCGGCCTGGCAAACATCATCAGCATTTTCGGCCTGACGCCCCCCACCAAGGACGTCAGCGTGACCGCCGCCCTGGCGTTCATGAGCCTGGTGCTGATCTACGGTGCGCAGTTCCGCTACAACGGTCTGCGCGGCGGTATGAAGCGTTTTGCCGACCCCATGCCTGTGCTGCTCCCCATCAACCTGATGGAAATCGCCATCCGTCCGCTGGCGCTGTGCATGCGACTGTTCGGCAACGTTCTGGGCGCTTTCATCATCATGGAGATCATCAAGTACCTGGTACCCGCCGTGGTGCCCGCCGTCTTCTGCATCTACTTCGATCTGTTCGACGGCCTCATCCAGACCATTGTCTTTGTCTTTTTGACCGCTCTGTTCGCAGGCGAGGGCATCAAGGAAGAAGAGTAAGCCCCGCCCCCACCCGCGCGGTACATGCCGCGCTCCCATGAAAAGAACTTTCAGGAGGAAACTACTATGTCTATCGGAATCATCGCCGCAGGTCTCGCAGTTCTCACCGGTTTTGGCGCCGGTATCGGTATCGGCATCGCCACCGGCCACGCCAGCGACGCCATCGCCCGTCAGCCCGAAGCATCCGGCAAGATCAACAGCACCCTGCTGCTGGGCTGCGCCATGGCAGAAGGTACTGCCATCTTCGGTTTCATCACCGCGCTGATCATCATCTTCGTGGGTTAAAAGGAGGTGTGCCCAAATGCTGGATTTCCAGCCGTGGACGATCTTTTTTACCATCGTCAACCTGTTGATTTTGTATTTCTTTTTCCGCAAATTCCTGTTTGGGCGCATCAATGCCGTGCTTGAACAGCGTGAGCAGCTGATCCGCAGCCAGGTCGAGGAGGCCGAGAAAAACAACGCCGAGGCCCAGAAGACCAAGCAGGAATATGAGACGAAACTGGCCGGTGCCCGGCAGGAAGCCGCCGATCTGGTGGCGGACGCCAAGCGCCGTGCCGATGTGGCCTACGCCGACCGTATGGCGCAGGCCGAAGCCGACGCCAAGCAGACGGCGGCGGAAGCCGAGGCCCGCATTGCCGCCGAGCGCAGCGAGATGTTGCGCACTGCCCGCGGCGAAGTGGCCCATCTGGCCGTGATGGCCGCCACCGAGGTGGCCGGCAAGCGGCTGGATACCGACTCCGACCGTGCGCTGGCGGAGGAATTCTTGGCAAAGGTGGGTGAGCAGGCATGAGCGAAGCGACCGAGCGTTACGCTGCGGCCCTGTTCGGGGCTGCCCAGGGCGACGCGGGGGCCGTGCGCGCTGCCGCCGATGCCCTGATGGCGGACACCCAGCGCTGGAACGTGCTGGTGAGTGATGCCACCACCGACGCCGAGAAGAAGGAGCTGCTGGCCGGTGCGCCGCAGCTGGACGGACAGGACGCGCTGAAGGCTTTCCTGCAGCTGCTGCTGGCGGAAGGTCATCTGAACGCCCTGCCGGAGATCCTGCCGGAATTTTCCCGCCTGGCACTGAATGCCCAGGGCGGTATGGAATGTGTGATGACCTGCGCCCGTCAGCCGGACGAGGCCACCCAGGAGGCCGTGCGCAAGGCGGCCTGCAAGCTGCGCGGCGCCGACAATGTGGTGCTGCAGATCAAGATCGACCCCAGCCTGCTGGGCGGTTTTGTGCTGGATATCGACGGCGTGACCTATGACCGCAGCGTCAAGGGCCGTCTGGACCGTCTGGCCCGCGGCATCGAGAACAACAACAGCGACGATACGCTGGATCAGCTGGCTGCCCAGATGAAGGAGGCCCTCTCCGGTTCTGCCGGGGATACCATGGCCACCGAGACCGGCCGCGTGCTGGAGATCGGTGACGGCATTGCCAACGTCAGCGGCCTGCGCCACGCCGTCTACGGCGAGCGCGTGGAATTTGAGAACGGCACCGCCGGTCTGATCCTGGACCTGCGCCGCAAGCGCACCGGTGTGGTGCTGCTGGGCAGCGCCGAGGGTCTGACCGAGGGCAGCCTGGTGCGCCGCACCGGCCGTCCCGCCGACGTGCCGGTGGGCGAAGCCCTCATCGGCCGTACCGTCAACGCCCTGGGCCAGCCCATTGATGGCCTGGGCCCCATCGACTGCACCGAGACCCGCCCCATCGAGCATGAGGCCTCCGGCGTGGTCAGCCGTGAACCGGTCACCCAGCCCATGCAGACCGGCATCCTGGCCATCGACGCCATGGTGCCCATCGGCCGCGGCCAGCGTGAATTGATCATCGGCGACCGCCAGACCGGCAAGACCTCCATCGCCACCGATGCCATCCTGAACCAGAAGGGGCAGGATATGATCTGCATCTACGTGGCCATCGGCCAGAAGGCTTCCACCGTCGCCCGCCTGCGGGAGACCCTGAAGAAGCACGGCGCCATGGAGTACAGCATCATCGTGTCGGCTCCCGCCGCCGAGGGTGCTTCCATGCAGTACATCGCTCCCTATGCGGGCGCTGCCATGGGCGAATACTTCATGTCCAAGGGCAAGGACGTCCTCATCGTCTACGATGACCTGTCCAAGCACGCGGTGGCCTACCGTACGCTGTCCCTGCTGCTGCGCCGTTCTCCCGGCCGTGAAGCCTATCCCGGCGACGTCTTCTATCTGCATTCCCGTCTGCTGGAGCGCGCCTGCCGCCTGACCAAGGAGTACGGCGGCGGTTCCATGACGGCCCTGCCTATCGTCGAGACCCAGGCCGGCGACGTTTCGGCCTATATTCCCACCAACGTCATTTCCATCACCGACGGCCAGATCTACCTGGAAAGCGGCCTGTTCTTCTCGGGCCAGCGCCCCGCCGTCAACGTGGGCCTGTCGGTGTCCCGTGTGGGCGGTGCCGCCCAGACCCGGGCCATCAAGAAGACCGCCGGTACCCTGCGTATCGACCTGGCCCGGTACCGTGAACTGGAAGTCTTCACCCAGTTCAGCTCCGACCTGGACGCCGAGACCCGCCAGGCCCTGGACCACGGCAAGCGGATGATGGCGCTGCTGCGCCAGCCCCTCTGCTCGCCCATGTCGGTGGCCCGCCAGGCGGTTATCCTGTACATCGCCACCAACGGCCTGCTGAACGACGTGCCGGTGGAGAAGTCCGCCGCCTTCGCCAAGGATTTCGCCGACCTGCTGGAGCGCGAGCAGGCTGACCTGATGCAGGAGATCAACGAGACCGGTGCATTGTCCGGCACCGCCACCGAGCAGATCCGCACCACGCTGCAGAGCTACAAAGAGCAGGTGAGCGCCACATGGAAAGCATAAAGGAGATTCGCACCCACATCGACAGTGTGCAGCAGACCCTCAAGATCACCAACGCCATGTACCTGATCTCCTCCTCCAAGCTGCGCAAGGCCCGCCGTCAGCTGACCGACGTGCAGCCCTACTTTGAGAAGATCACCCAGACCATTTCCGACATTCTGCACCGCACGGCAGGCGTGGACCATGTCTACTTCGACACCCGTCCCGGCCGTCCCCACAAGGTGGGCTACATCGTCATCACCGGCGACAAGGGCCTGGCAGGCGCCTACAACCACAACGTGCTGCGCCTGGTGGAAGAGGAAATGGCCAAGGTGGAGGATCCCACACTGTTTCTGATCGGCCAGGCCGGCCGCAACTACTTCCAGCACAAGGGTGTCAACATCGACGGTGAGTTCATGTACACCGCCCAGGACCCCACGGTCTACCGTGCCCGGGAGATCGGCGATACCTTCATCGAGCTGTTCCGCAAGGGACATCTGGATGAAGTGTACGTGGTCTTTACCGAGATGGTCACCCCCATGCAGATGGAACCCAGGATGGTCAAACTGCTGCCCCTGGACCGCGACGCCTTCCCCTGGACTCCGCGCCGCAGCGCCGACGGCAGCGAACGGCACGTGGTGACCTATGTGCCGTCCCCTGAGCACGTGCTCAACCACATCGTACCTTCCTACCTGAAAGGGCTGCTGTTCGGCACCCTGGTGGAGTCCTTCTGCTCCGAGCAGAACGCCCGTATGAACGCCATGGACACCGCCACCGACAACGCCCGGTCCCTGCTGAAGGAACTGTCGCTGCACTACAACCGTGCGCGTCAGTCCGCCATCACCCAGGAGATCACCGAGATCGTCGGCGGCGCGCAGCCGGGCGGCGATGACTGGGAGGACGACGACTGGGCCGACGAGGAAGCCGACCTGTAACTTCCGGTCTCCCACCGGACAACCATAGAGAAAGGAAAGACTGCTATGCAACACAAAGGTGTGATCGCGCAGGTGCTGGGCCCCGTGGTGGACGTACAGTTCGCCGAGGGCAGCCTGCCGCAGATCAACGAGGAGCTGGTCGTCGAGAAAGACGGCGAGCACCGTGTGATGGAAGTCGCCCGCGAGATCGGACACGGCGCCGTGCGCTGCATCCTGCTTTCGCCCGGTGAAGGTCTGGGCCGTGGTGACGAAGTCATCGCGACCGGCCACACCATCGAGACGCCCGTCGGCGAAGCCACCCTGGGCCGTATGTTCAACGTCCTGGGCGAGCCCATCGATGAGAAGGGTCCTGTGGAAACCCCTGAAAAGTGGTCCATCCACCGGGATCCCCCGGCTTTTGATAAACAGAGCCCCACCACCGAAATTCTGGAGACCGGCATCAAGGTCATCGACCTGCTGGCTCCCTACGCCAAGGGCGGCAAGATCGGCCTGTTCGGCGGCGCCGGCGTTGGCAAAACCGTTCTGATCCAGGAACTGATCCGCAACATCGCCACCGAACACGGCGGCTACTCCATCTTCACCGGCGTCGGTGAGCGTACCCGTGAGGGCAACGACCTCTGGCGCGAGATGGGGGAGAGCGGCGTTCTGTCCAAGACCGCCCTGGTCTTCGGTCAGATGAACGAACCGCCGGGAGCCCGTATGCGCGTGGCCCTCACCGGTCTGACCATGGCTGAGTACTTCCGTGACCGCCAGAAGCAGAACGTGCTGCTCTTCATCGACAACATCTTCCGTTACGTCCAGGCCGGTTCGGAAGTCAGCGCCCTGATGGGCCGTATGCCTTCCGCCGTCGGTTACCAGCCCACCCTGGCGGACGAAGTGGGTGCTCTGCAGGAGCGTATCACCTCCACCAAGGACGGCGCCATCACCTCGGTGCAGGCCGTCTATGTGCCCGCCGATGACCTGACCGACCCGGCGCCCGCCACCACCTTCAGCCATCTGGATGCTACCACCGTTCTGTCCCGTAAGATCGTGGAACAGGGCATCTACCCGGCCGTTGACCCGCTGGAATCCACCAGCCGGATCCTGGAGCCCGACATCGTGGGCCGCCGTCACTACGAGATCGCCCGTGGTGCCCAGGAGCTGCTGCAGCGCTACCGCGACCTGCAGGACATCATCGCCATTCTGGGTATGGAGGAACTGTCCGAGGATGACCGCCGTACCGTCGCCCGTGCGCGCCGGATGCAGCAGTTCTTCTCCCAGCCCTTCTTCGTGGCCGAACAGTTCACCGGTCTGCAGGGCCGGTACGTGCCGCTGGCCGAGACCCTCAAGGGCTTCGAGGCCCTGCTGGGCGGCGAGCTGGACAAATACCCCGAATCCGCCTTCGCCTCGGTGGGCACCATCGACGAAGTGCGTGAGAAAGCCCGTGCACAGGGGGCGGTCTGATGGAAAAGACCTTTCAGCTGGAAATCATCACGCCGGAGCGCCAGTTCTATACCGGCCAGGTGGAAAGCCTCGTGCTGCCCGCCCTGGACGGCGAATACGGCGTCCTGCCCGGTCATGAGCCGGTGGTGACCGCCGTGGAGCCGGGCGAGGCCCGCTTCAAGGCGGACGGCGTCTGGCACAACGTCATTGTGACCCAGGGCTTTGCCGAGATCACCTCGGAGTATGCCGTGGTGCTGGTCTCCACGGCGGAAAAGCCGGAGGAGATCGATGCGGCCCGTGCCGCCCGCGCCAAGGAGCGTGCCGAAGAGCGCCTGCGCCAGCACGGCAGCCAGCAGGAACATTTCCGCAGCAAGGCGGCCCTGGCCCGTGCCACAGCCCGTCTGCGTGCCACCTCGCACAGATCCTGATACAAACAAAAATCCCCGGACCCAAGCGGTCCGGGAATTTTTTTGGTTTATGCCATGCGGCGGCGGGGCCGCAGGGGCAGGGAAGATTTCTTCCGGGCAGGCAGTGCGGCGTAAATGTCCTGCAGCGCCCGGCCGATGTTGGGCAGGCTGCGGGCCAGGGCCACCTGGCGTCCGGCTTCGGTCAGGTCGGGCAGCCGTCCGGAGAGGATGCCCGCCAGCTTCTGCCGCAGTTCCCAGCCGTTCCGGCCCTTGTAGACGTTGACGCCGTCGGTGAGCCAGCCGTTGTAGACTGGAATATCCCGCAGCAGAACGGGAGTGCCGCAGGCCAGCGCCTCCAGCACCACGATGCCCTCGGTCTCCTCGTGACTGCAGAAGAGGAAGGCGTCGGCGCCGCAGTAGGCGTCCCGCAGTTCGCTCTGGGAAAGAAATCCCGGAAATTCCAGGTTGGCGGGGGCAGCGGCCATGGCCTCGCGGATCTTGCGGGGCACCAGCGCCGGGTCGGTGTGTCCGAACCAGTAAAACCGTACCTGAGGGGTGCTGCGGGCCAGTTCGATGAAATCCAGGATGCCTTTGCGTTCCATGAAATGCCCCACGCTGATGACGGCCTTGTCCCGGTCCGTCAGACCGTAGGCCTCCCGGAAGGCCCGGCGCCGGGCGGGGTCAGGGGCAAAGAAATCGGTATCCACCCCATTGGAGAGGGCCTGTACGGGCGGACGCAGCCCGTAGCCGTTCAGAATGTTTGCTGCATAGGGCGTGGGGGTCAGGATCAGGTCGGCCTGGTTGTAGCACAGGCAGAGCCACCGCTTGAAGAGGGGGGCCAGCAGATCGGACCCTACAAAGGAGTGGCGGAAATCCGCCTCGGTGGAGTGACCGTACCAGATCACCGGAATGCCCTCCCGCCGGGCGCGGCGGGCCGCCCGGAAGGAGCAGGGCAGCACGGTATTGATGTGGACGACGTCTGCCCGGGGCTGCCAGTCGGTGACCACCGATACCCCGGTGCGCTCCAGGGCCTCATGCTGATGGTTGGCAGCCTGTCCCACGCCGCTTTTGCCCACCAGAGCCAGCGATCCGCTGTAGATATGCACACGAAACATTTCCGTCACCTCCAGAGTCCCAGTACGTTCTGTGCCACCACGGTCAGCCCCAGACTGTAGAGGGCGATGGCCGCCGGCTTGCACAGGAAGATGATGGCGGTGTAGAGCCGCCAGTCGATGCGGGTGGTCCCGGCCAGAAAACACAGGTAGTCGTCGGGGGCCACCGGAATAAAGATCAGGAAGGCAAACCACCGGGCAAACCGGTTGCCGGTGCCCATCCAGCGGTCGTATTTTTCAATCATCTTGGGCGGAAACAGGGATTCCAGCAGCGGCCGTCCGCAGGCACGGGCGATGGCGAAAGCCGCCAGGGAACCCACGCAGATGCCGATGTAGTTGTACCAGAAACCCTGCCAGGCGCCGAAGAGGATGACGCCCGCCAGACACCCCAGTCCGCCGGGCAGGATGGGGATGACCACCTGCACGGCCTGGAACGCCATGAAGACCACCGGTCCGGCCCAGCCGAACTGGCCGATGTAGGAGGTCAGTGCCTCCCGGGAGTCAAACAGCCCGGCGCGCCAGAAGGAATAGGCCATCACGCAGCAGAGCACCAGCCCCAGCACCGAGGCTGCACGGTTGATGGTTTTTACCATAGAAGTACCCCCTTGGGTCGGGCGGCGCGGGGCGCCGCGGTTTTGTCCAGAATGGTGCGCCGGTAGAGTGCTTCCACCGAGGCGCCGAAGGTCTGCCGGCCATAGGGCGCGGCAGCCTGGCGGGCTTTCTGCCGCAGCGGTTCGGCGGCAGGGCCCCAGGGCAGGGCGTTGGCCAGGGCAGCCAGCTCCTCCGCGGTATGGTAGATCCAGCCGTCCTGCCCCGGCGTGATGAGACTCCGCACGCAGGGGTCGTCCCGGCAAAGCAACGGCAGCCCGGCGGCCAGTGCCTCGATGTAGGTCAGCCCCTGGGCTTCGCTGGTGGAGGCGCTCACAAAGGCGTCGGCCAGGGCATAGTAGCAGGGCACGTCCGCGGGGGCGACCATGCCTGCAAACCGTATCCGATGGGCTACCCCCAGCTCTTCGGCCAGCTGTTCCAGGGTGGCACGTTCGGGCCCGTCCCCCACAATGAGCAGTACCCCCCGGGCGATCTGCGGCAGCGCGGCAATGAGTTCGGCAATGTTTTTCTCCTTGGCCAGCCGTCCCAGGTAGAGCAGCACCGGTTCGCTCTCCGGCAGATCCAATGCCCGGCGCAGGGCCGGGTCGGGCTGTACGGCAAAGCGGTCCAGGTCCAGCCCGGTGGGGATGACCTCCACCGGGCAGTGTACGCCGTAGCCGGTGAGCAGCCACTTGATCTTCCGGGTGGGGGCGATGACGGCATCGCAGGAGGCACAGATGCTGCGGGTGAACAGCTCCGCCAGGCACCGGCCCATCCGGCGGCTGGGGGAGAAGTAGTGGGTATAATCCTCATAGACGGTGTGGTAGGTATGGAGCAGCGGTGCACCGGCGGCTTTGGCCAGCTGCCGGGCGGGGGCAAAGGTGCTGAACTCGCACTGGGAGTGCACCACGTCGGGCTGCCAGGCGGCCAGGGCATGGAGCGCGCCGTTCAGGGCAGGGGCCCGGAGCCGGGCGCCGGGGTAGATGAGCCCCGCGTCCAGGGAACCCAGATAGGTCACGCCGTCCTCGGTGAAGGTGCGGCCGCTGCCCGCCAGCGTCAGCACCCGGACATCATGGCCCCGGGCCAGCAGCTCAGTGCGCAGCGCTACAGTGGAAGTGACCACCCCGTTGACGGTGGGGGTCCAGGTGTCGGTCGTCAGTAAAATCTTCATAGAGAAAACCTCCTTGGCAAGAGGAAAAATGATCCTTTGCCTATACTAACGATCGGACCAATTGTTTTTTTGCAACAAATTCCAAAAAAATCCCGGAATTTTCCAGCAAGGGAAATTTCCGGGATTTTGGGTTTGTATCTATATCAGACGGTGATTTTTCGCAGCGTCCGGTGGTAGAGGGGGCTGTCAGGTTCCGGCTGGGTCACCGCCTGCAGCTTTCCGTCGGCGATCCACTGCTCCACCCGCAGGGCCAGCCAGGCGTCGCCGCAGCCCAGGGGGAACTGTCCCAGCGTCCGCCCGATGAGTTCGGCTTCGCGGAAGGTGTCGGGCAGACCGTCCAGCATCCGCCGCAGGTAAGGGTCATACAGCCCTTCATCCGCGCTGACCAGCACCCCGTTGAGTACCGCCCGCAGCGGAGCATTTTGCGCCTGCAGCGTCTGCCACTGGGTGACGAGGGCGGCAGCCTGGGCGGCGGGCAGCACACGCGCGTCCCTGGCCAGACCACCCCACTCGCTGGGATGCAGTTCCCCCAGATTGCGCAAGATCAGGCCGCCTTCTTTGTGGGGGGCCTGGGCGGGCAATTCCACCACCCGCAGGTCGAGGTGCTTCAACCCCAGGGGGCGCAGCTGCGCCAGCACCCAGCGCAGTCCGCAGGCGGCGTCGGGGGTGTGATCCACCCAGAGGCGCACCGGTTCTTTGGATGCCCGGGTCAGCAGGTTGCGCAGCCGCTGGCGGGCGGCGGTCAGGATCTCGGCGGCGGTCTGCTGCCCCTGGGGATAGATGGAAAGCAGCCGGGTCAGCGTCGCTTCCCGCGCGGGGCCGATCCCCTCCTCGTCGATGGGGCCGATGCTCAGCCAGAGGGAAAAGGGCAGAATATCCTGCACACTGCTCTCCAGCGGCACCGCTTCGGCCCAGCGGCGGCGCTCCTTTTCTTCCGCCTCCCGCTGCAGCCGGGCCGTTTCTTCCGAGGAAACAGGACACCCCTTTTCATCGGTGGCAATGACGCTGATGGCCCCGCCGATCTCCGCACCATGATGCATGCCGTACTTCATGCTGCCGGCGGCGCTGTCGCTGAACAAAACTTCCAGCATGGAAGACCCTCCTTGACAATTTTTCTTCATTATAGCATACTTTCCGGGAAAATGTCCGGCAAAATTCCGCCTGCCTCCGGTTGCGGAGAAACCCGGCGATGTGGTAGGATAAAGCAATAGCCCGGCTGCGTGACCTTGTCACGGAATTGGCCGCGGGATCACGATACAATGTCCATACACACCAAGCAACAGGAGTTTTGCCGATGCAATATCTGATTTCCTTCCTTGAAGGTATCATCACCTTCGTTTCGCCCTGCCTGCTGCCCATGCTGCCCGTCTACCTGTCCTACTTTGCAGGCGGCGGGGAACATTCTTCCCGCAAGACGCTGACCGGTGCCGCCGGTTTCGTCACCGGCTTTACCGTGGTCTTTGTACTGCTGGGAGCGCTGGCCGGTACGCT encodes the following:
- a CDS encoding glycosyltransferase family 4 protein, with the protein product MFRVHIYSGSLALVGKSGVGQAANHQHEALERTGVSVVTDWQPRADVVHINTVLPCSFRAARRARREGIPVIWYGHSTEADFRHSFVGSDLLAPLFKRWLCLCYNQADLILTPTPYAANILNGYGLRPPVQALSNGVDTDFFAPDPARRRAFREAYGLTDRDKAVISVGHFMERKGILDFIELARSTPQVRFYWFGHTDPALVPRKIREAMAAAPANLEFPGFLSQSELRDAYCGADAFLFCSHEETEGIVVLEALACGTPVLLRDIPVYNGWLTDGVNVYKGRNGWELRQKLAGILSGRLPDLTEAGRQVALARSLPNIGRALQDIYAALPARKKSSLPLRPRRRMA
- a CDS encoding glycosyltransferase encodes the protein MKILLTTDTWTPTVNGVVTSTVALRTELLARGHDVRVLTLAGSGRTFTEDGVTYLGSLDAGLIYPGARLRAPALNGALHALAAWQPDVVHSQCEFSTFAPARQLAKAAGAPLLHTYHTVYEDYTHYFSPSRRMGRCLAELFTRSICASCDAVIAPTRKIKWLLTGYGVHCPVEVIPTGLDLDRFAVQPDPALRRALDLPESEPVLLYLGRLAKEKNIAELIAALPQIARGVLLIVGDGPERATLEQLAEELGVAHRIRFAGMVAPADVPCYYALADAFVSASTSEAQGLTYIEALAAGLPLLCRDDPCVRSLITPGQDGWIYHTAEELAALANALPWGPAAEPLRQKARQAAAPYGRQTFGASVEALYRRTILDKTAAPRAARPKGVLLW
- a CDS encoding DUF3658 domain-containing protein, with translation MLEVLFSDSAAGSMKYGMHHGAEIGGAISVIATDEKGCPVSSEETARLQREAEEKERRRWAEAVPLESSVQDILPFSLWLSIGPIDEEGIGPAREATLTRLLSIYPQGQQTAAEILTAARQRLRNLLTRASKEPVRLWVDHTPDAACGLRWVLAQLRPLGLKHLDLRVVELPAQAPHKEGGLILRNLGELHPSEWGGLARDARVLPAAQAAALVTQWQTLQAQNAPLRAVLNGVLVSADEGLYDPYLRRMLDGLPDTFREAELIGRTLGQFPLGCGDAWLALRVEQWIADGKLQAVTQPEPDSPLYHRTLRKITV
- a CDS encoding TVP38/TMEM64 family protein; this encodes MVKTINRAASVLGLVLCCVMAYSFWRAGLFDSREALTSYIGQFGWAGPVVFMAFQAVQVVIPILPGGLGCLAGVILFGAWQGFWYNYIGICVGSLAAFAIARACGRPLLESLFPPKMIEKYDRWMGTGNRFARWFAFLIFIPVAPDDYLCFLAGTTRIDWRLYTAIIFLCKPAAIALYSLGLTVVAQNVLGLWR